From a region of the Primulina eburnea isolate SZY01 chromosome 7, ASM2296580v1, whole genome shotgun sequence genome:
- the LOC140835808 gene encoding uncharacterized protein: MTRTRRTNQDNSWAPEDGGQTSRQGGVNNTMPNLITMTPEELKKIVSDAVKQAEREQEQEQELREEEEVRGEDEESSVGSKSHTMAEELLGLRQKVKVLEGQMDSRGPSRAITRGWPFAEIIVREPLLGNFKSAKIKDYDGNADPEEHLARFENMAMLHCNTDRINCKEFLTMLVDSTQRWFEGLAPQSIHSFKDIQKVFSHHFSSSKKYKKTAFSLFEVKQSREESLRANIRRFNRVALDVPTCATETKTTVFTQGLREGSRGFRRLIVPAEKYINMEEAQKKKREAVKKERGDRVSKPEERGQKWGNPGHFSHHVPLKIAREMEMQECSRHLASDHQLPRPERRGFCSLHKVCYHNTEDCKTLKGNYVLPSIPGPSHNNKGPRLLPWTSRQPGSSTQGGSIWNSPRREPERRREPEPERKKNSPPVTELITMIAGGSTDGDSNRARKSRSRRECMEVEGTRKSEVVISFGPEDLKGVNLPHNDALVIQDRVANYDILRVFIDSGSSINVIFKEAFVQMDLQGYHLEAVETALFGFASHVVYPEGEIILPLTLGSQNLKKTVMNSFTVVDFPSSYNIMIGRPALNELRAVASTYHQKIKFPLGVRVGEVRRDQPSSRKCYVEVVRADQSKTKREGKRAREKEVGGRVVEKGEVHFVAEEEQEMIEVGPSQQIQVARDLSASTQDKVTDEQVKELLKVGHIREIQFPTWLSNVVLVPKSTRKWRTCGDFRDLNKAFPKDDYPLPRIDHLEDSTSGFELLVSWMHTRGATYQRLMNKCFEKQLGRNVEVYVHDILDKSLEVESFIVDLEETFATLMHYGIKLNPAKCIFGVKSGKFLGFIVTDGGSM, translated from the exons ATGACTCGTACGAGAAGAACTAACCAAGATAATTCTTGGGCCCCAGAAGATGGAGGGCAAACTTCAAGACAAGGTGGTGTTAATAACAccatgccaaatctcatcaccatGACTCCAGAAGAGTTGAAAAAGATTGTATCTGATGCTGTGAAGCAGGCT GAGAGAGAGCAGGAGCAAGAGCAGGAGTTGAGGGAAGAGGAGGAGGTAAGAGGAGAGGACGAGGAGTCCAGCGTCGGGTCAAAATCTCATACTATGGCGGAGGAATTGTTGGGGTTGAGACAGAAGGTGAAGGTGCTGGAAGGGCAGATGGATAGTCGGGGTCCTTCCCGGGCAATCACTAGGGGATGGCCTTTCGCTGAGATAATTGTCCGGGAACCTCTTCTCGGGAATTTTAAATCAGCCAAAATAAAGGATTATGATGGCAACGCAGACCCTGAGGAACACTTGGCCAGATTTGAAAACATGGCCATGCTGCATTGTAACACTGATAGAATAAACTGTAAAGAGTTCCTGACGATGCTGGTAGATTCAACCCAGAGATGGTTTGAGGGATTGGCCCCTCAGAGCATACACTCCTTCAAAGACATTcaaaaggtgttctcacaccaTTTCAGCAGTAGCAAAAAGTACAAAAAGACTGCTTTTAGTCTTTTCGAGGTCAAGCAGAGCCGGGAGGAGAGCTTAAGGGCTAATATCAGAAGATTCAACAGAGTGGCTCTGGATGTCCCCACTTGTGCCACTGAAACAAAGACTACCGTGTTCACCCAGGGCTTGAGGGAAGGTTCTCGGGGATTTCGAAGACTTATTGTCCCGGCAGAGAAGTATATTAATATGGAAGaggctcagaagaagaagagggAGGCTGTCAAGAAGGAGAGAGGAGACCGGGTGTCTAAGCCCGAGGAGAGGGGACAGAAGTGGGGTAATCCAGGGCACTTTTCTCATCACGTGCCTCTAAAGATTGCTCGGGAAATGGAAATGCAAGAATGCAGCAGACACTTGGCCTCGGACCATCAATTACCCCGGCCAGAGAGGAGAGGATTTTGCTCTCTCCACAAAGTGTGTTACCATAACACCGAGGACTGCAAGACACTGAAGGGAAATTATGTCTTACCTTCCATCCCGGGACCCAGTCACAACAACAAAGGACCGAGATTGCTACCTTGGACATCTCGGCAACCAGGGTCTAGCACTCAGGGAGGAAGTATATGGAATAGTCCGAGGAGAGAGCCCGAGAGAAGAAGAGAGCCCGAGCCTGAGAGAAAAAAGAATTCACCCCCTGTTACTGAGTTGATTACAATGATAGCGGGAGGCTCCACCGATGGAGACTCCAATCGGGCTCGGAAATCAAGAAGTAGGAGGGAGTGTATGGAGGTAGAGGGGACGAGGAAGAGCGAGGTAGTCATCAGTTTTGGCCCGGAGGATTTGAAGGGGGTGAATCTACCCCATAATGATGCCCTGGTCATCCAAGACCGGGTGGCAAATTATGACATTCTGAGAGTCTTTATTGACTCGGGCAGCTCcataaatgtaatttttaaagaaGCCTTTGTGCAGATGGATTTGCAGGGCTATCACTTAGAAGCTGTGGAGACTGCCCTCTTTGGCTTTGCTAGCCACGTGGTTTACCCGGAAGGGGAGATTATTTTACCATTAACCCTGGGCTCCCAAAATCTCAAAAAGACGGTGATGAATTCTTTCACGGTGGTAGATTTCCCATCATCATATAATATAATGATAGGGAGACCGGCTCTGAATGAGCTAAGGGCTGTGGCATCTACCTACCACCAAAAGATAAAGTTTCCTTTGGGAGTCCGGGTAGGAGAGGTCCGGAGAGATCAACCTTCTTCCCGGAAATGCTATGTGGAGGTAGTCCGTGCTGATCAGAGCAAAACCAAGAGGGAAGGGAAGAGAGCGAGGGAGAAAGAAGTGGGAGGAAGAGTGGTGGAGAAAGGGGAAGTGCATTTTGTAGCGGAGGAGGAGCAGGAGATGATAGAAGTCGGACCAAGCCAGCAAATCCAGGTGGCTCGGGACCTTAGTGCATCCACCCAG GACAAAGTTACTGATGAGCAAGTGAAAGAACTTCTGAAAGTCGGCCACATTCGGGAAATTCAATTCCCTACATGGCTCTCGAATGTGGTATTGGTGCCCAAATCTACCCGGAAGTGGCGCACGTGTGGAGACTTCCGCGATCTTAATAAAGCTTTTCCCAAGGATGATTATCCCCTACCCAGGATTGATCACCTGGAGGATTCCACCTCAGGCTTCGAATTGCTAGTATCATGGATGCATACCAGGG GGGCTACCTACCAGCGTCTGATGAACAAATGTTTTGAGAAGCAGCTGGGACGAAATGTGGAAGTTTATGTGCATGATATTCTGGACAAGTCCCTGGAGGTTGAGAGCTTTATTGTTGATTTAGAAGAAACTTTTGCCACTCTCATGCATTACGGGATCAAGCTTAACCCTGCCAAGTGTATTTTTGGCGTAAAGAGTGGCAAATTCTTGGGATTCATAGTGACAGATGGGGGATCGATGTGA